The following proteins are co-located in the Paludibaculum fermentans genome:
- a CDS encoding carboxypeptidase-like regulatory domain-containing protein, translated as MTFNLPLLRLASALIAFGLGAEASQLQPAQFTFAGKVSDLAGSPVAGAVIKIEPIDHQFENITIHAKNGRYVSPPLPDGAYALTATAPGFLTVSYSQLKVAFPRTIEFDITLRTGPVLEGEIGAEDPSRRFFGVLQRDKLTISGAKVCLRRGESVSCSLTNSLGQYFLKVSPGVYSGTVEVNGEVVFSSQLDLGAPGQYQNRIRLK; from the coding sequence ATGACGTTTAACTTACCACTCCTCAGACTAGCGAGTGCGCTGATAGCGTTCGGCCTTGGAGCTGAAGCGAGCCAACTTCAGCCGGCGCAATTCACGTTCGCCGGAAAGGTATCTGACTTAGCAGGTTCTCCCGTAGCTGGAGCAGTTATTAAGATCGAGCCAATTGATCATCAATTTGAAAACATAACTATTCACGCGAAGAACGGGCGATATGTATCGCCCCCCTTGCCTGATGGCGCATATGCACTAACAGCAACTGCTCCCGGTTTCTTGACTGTTAGCTATTCCCAGCTGAAGGTCGCCTTTCCCCGGACCATTGAATTTGATATAACCCTGCGAACAGGCCCCGTGCTAGAAGGCGAAATAGGCGCTGAAGACCCTAGTCGGCGCTTTTTCGGCGTGCTTCAGAGGGACAAATTGACCATCTCTGGTGCCAAAGTGTGCCTCCGCCGGGGAGAAAGTGTGAGTTGTTCACTGACCAACTCGCTAGGGCAGTACTTCCTGAAGGTGTCGCCCGGCGTCTATAGTGGAACCGTTGAGGTGAATGGCGAAGTTGTCTTCTCCTCTCAATTAGACTTAGGCGCACCTGGACAATATCAAAACCGGATTCGGCTCAAGTGA
- a CDS encoding RHS repeat-associated core domain-containing protein, translating to MVKRYPVSTGAEDVNQRTTNTYDYDGSNSSTRNLWGRLAAVTVPNSVTEHYSYTSAGLLTSKASDFGGGIYMVPTVDYSYDTEGRMTQMVYPQYGHLVPPSSYAMYSQRLTLNYSYDSLGQLQGMTAGSGPGTQLVSSATYNAAGQLLSLNRPNSVTVDPATELPSGSAGLSAETFQYNGRNQLTRQTFLYSDIEYRFSATANDGRLTQKKNWNSTEEENYTYDSLGRVATAYTTGPEWGLSWVYDGFGNRLQQNVTKGTAPSTVQTVNAATNRLNGAGFGYDSNGNMTDWTTPSGSVTASYDIDNRMTQIVTPSLTETYKYGPGNLRVRKSQGGTTVYTVYGQGGAVLGTYTMCTAAGTSFLCDARLRVYFGGRLILNGWTGVKPDRLGSPDFVHGRVYPYGEVSGSVTEDQDETFTTYKRDVYTGLDYAQNRYYASGWGRFATADPYRASGGPASPQSWNRYAYVEGDPVNFGDPAGTNKAAPDSPDVINGCIKSATTWDELACRQNGGQQESGGGGWSFDPMTGMPAALQAAYDSYSAMVTEAFIDRAAKGFKITSTIIFDDDTTSEHSHEGQFDQVKTNLLSLFQAGLDVAGLVPGIGEVADGLNGAIYLAQGDWGNAALSAASMIPIGGQLAGGTRIAKRFVSHESALIDLAKQFKRRGLNSQEVDIMRDWAKEYGVYFRGPEAHPNRNFTIPHVHIGPIDHIPVRP from the coding sequence ATGGTGAAACGCTATCCGGTGTCGACTGGGGCCGAAGACGTGAACCAACGGACGACGAACACCTACGACTACGACGGGTCGAACTCCTCCACCCGCAATCTGTGGGGGCGGCTGGCGGCCGTGACGGTCCCGAACTCCGTGACGGAGCACTACAGCTACACCTCGGCCGGGTTGTTGACCAGCAAGGCGTCCGACTTCGGCGGCGGCATCTACATGGTGCCCACCGTCGATTACTCCTACGACACCGAGGGCCGGATGACGCAGATGGTGTACCCGCAGTACGGGCACCTGGTGCCGCCCTCGTCCTATGCGATGTACTCGCAACGGCTGACCTTGAACTACAGCTATGACTCGCTGGGGCAGTTGCAGGGGATGACGGCGGGTAGCGGCCCGGGTACTCAATTGGTTAGCTCTGCCACGTATAACGCGGCGGGGCAATTGCTTTCGCTCAACCGGCCGAACTCCGTGACCGTGGACCCGGCGACGGAGTTGCCCTCGGGCAGCGCCGGACTCTCGGCGGAGACGTTCCAATACAACGGCCGGAATCAGCTCACGAGGCAGACCTTTCTCTACTCGGACATCGAGTACCGGTTTTCGGCGACAGCGAACGATGGGCGGCTGACGCAGAAGAAGAACTGGAACAGCACCGAAGAAGAGAACTACACCTATGATTCGTTGGGGCGGGTGGCGACGGCGTACACGACGGGTCCGGAGTGGGGCTTGTCCTGGGTGTATGACGGATTCGGCAACCGGCTGCAGCAGAATGTGACGAAGGGGACGGCTCCGTCGACGGTGCAGACGGTGAATGCGGCGACGAACCGGCTGAACGGGGCGGGCTTTGGCTACGACTCGAATGGGAACATGACGGACTGGACGACGCCGTCGGGGTCGGTGACGGCTTCGTACGACATCGACAACCGGATGACGCAGATTGTGACTCCGAGCTTGACGGAGACTTACAAGTACGGGCCGGGGAACTTGCGGGTGAGGAAGTCGCAGGGCGGGACGACGGTGTACACGGTGTATGGGCAGGGCGGCGCGGTGCTGGGGACCTACACGATGTGCACGGCAGCCGGGACTTCGTTTCTGTGCGATGCGCGGCTGCGGGTGTACTTCGGCGGGCGGCTGATTCTAAATGGGTGGACGGGGGTGAAGCCGGACCGGTTGGGGAGTCCGGATTTCGTTCATGGGCGAGTGTATCCGTACGGGGAGGTTTCGGGGTCGGTGACGGAGGATCAGGACGAGACGTTCACGACTTATAAACGAGACGTCTATACGGGGTTGGATTATGCCCAGAATCGGTATTATGCGAGTGGCTGGGGGAGGTTTGCCACGGCGGATCCGTACCGGGCTAGCGGGGGGCCGGCGAGTCCTCAAAGCTGGAACCGGTATGCGTATGTGGAGGGTGACCCAGTGAATTTTGGGGATCCGGCAGGAACGAACAAAGCTGCTCCCGATTCACCGGATGTGATCAACGGATGCATAAAGTCAGCGACCACTTGGGACGAGCTCGCGTGCAGGCAGAATGGAGGCCAGCAGGAGTCTGGCGGCGGGGGCTGGTCCTTTGATCCAATGACCGGAATGCCCGCCGCACTGCAAGCAGCGTATGACTCATATTCCGCGATGGTTACCGAGGCATTTATTGATAGAGCTGCCAAGGGATTTAAAATTACCTCTACGATTATTTTTGACGACGACACTACCTCGGAGCATTCACACGAAGGACAGTTCGATCAAGTCAAAACTAATCTCCTCAGTCTATTCCAGGCGGGACTTGATGTCGCTGGTTTAGTCCCTGGCATCGGCGAAGTTGCCGATGGGCTCAACGGGGCTATCTACTTAGCGCAGGGGGACTGGGGAAATGCCGCTCTCTCGGCGGCTTCAATGATTCCAATTGGTGGGCAATTGGCGGGAGGAACTCGCATTGCAAAGCGCTTTGTTTCACATGAATCGGCGCTAATCGACCTGGCTAAGCAATTCAAAAGAAGAGGCCTCAATTCGCAAGAAGTGGACATAATGAGAGACTGGGCGAAGGAGTATGGGGTATACTTCAGGGGGCCAGAGGCTCACCCCAATCGCAATTTCACGATCCCTCATGTCCACATTGGCCCGATTGACCATATACCAGTGAGGCCATAA
- a CDS encoding RHS repeat-associated core domain-containing protein, whose product MDAKNQKVENVYDAYGRVTMVKRYPVSTGAEDVNQRTTNTYDYDGSNSSTRNLWGRLAAVTVPNSVTERYSYTSAGLLTSKVSDFGGGIYMLPTVDYSYDNEGKVTQMVYPQYGHLVPPSSYAMYSQRLTLNYSYDSLGQLQGITAGSGSGTNLVTSATYNAAGQLLTLNRPNSVTVDPATELPSGSVGLSAETFQYNGRNQLTRQTFLYSDIEYRFSTTANDGRLTQKKNWVSGEEENYTYDSLGRLATAYTTGPEWGLSWVCDGFGNRLQQNVKKGAAPSTVQTVNVAGFGYDSNGNMTDWSTPSGSVTASYDIDNRMTQIVTPSVTETYKYGPGNLRVRKYQGGTWTYTVYGQGGEVLGTYTMCTAAGTSFLCDARLRVYFGGRLILNGWTGVKPDRLGSPDGTHGRVYPYGEVSGSVTVDQDETFTTYKRDVSTGLDYAQNRYYASSWGRFTSADPYRASGGVEDPQSWNRYTYVENDPVNLLDPSGLVSCRASENWVVVCTTAYGRTYENVMWRSFLGFPGFDLAATAEATWGRFFEQRDFEVEKRAQAKNAIDRLSRNCRDVLGSHWTLAEMTAKVDKTGFLDANQFYIYEKRLEDFGLNRSGTVADYFKQFPLMSGFVSEFNSRPSNTIILGGIFSSLNGRGQNGTLVHEMLHVYTGLDDIGLAKELLNRDFNSGSDASTAVSAFLLDSDCDIRKWRAKYGEQ is encoded by the coding sequence GTGGACGCCAAGAACCAAAAAGTCGAGAATGTCTATGATGCGTATGGACGCGTGACGATGGTGAAGCGCTATCCGGTGTCGACTGGGGCGGAAGACGTGAACCAGCGGACGACGAACACCTACGACTACGATGGGTCGAACTCCTCCACCCGCAATCTGTGGGGCCGGCTGGCGGCGGTGACGGTCCCGAACTCCGTGACGGAGCGCTACAGCTACACCTCGGCCGGGTTGTTGACCAGCAAGGTCTCCGACTTTGGCGGCGGCATTTACATGCTGCCCACGGTGGATTACTCCTACGACAACGAGGGCAAGGTGACACAAATGGTGTACCCGCAGTACGGGCACCTGGTGCCGCCCTCGTCCTATGCGATGTACTCGCAACGGCTGACCTTGAACTACAGCTATGACTCGCTGGGGCAGTTGCAGGGGATAACGGCGGGCAGCGGTTCGGGGACCAATCTGGTGACTTCGGCCACCTACAACGCCGCCGGTCAATTGCTCACCCTCAACCGGCCGAACTCGGTGACGGTCGACCCGGCGACGGAGTTGCCCTCGGGCAGCGTCGGACTCTCGGCGGAGACGTTCCAGTACAACGGTCGGAACCAACTCACGAGGCAGACCTTCCTGTACTCGGACATCGAGTACCGGTTTTCGACGACAGCGAACGACGGGCGGCTGACGCAGAAGAAGAACTGGGTGAGCGGGGAGGAAGAAAACTACACCTACGACTCACTCGGCCGGTTGGCGACGGCCTACACGACGGGTCCGGAGTGGGGCTTGTCCTGGGTGTGTGACGGATTCGGCAACAGGCTGCAGCAGAATGTGAAGAAGGGAGCGGCTCCGTCGACGGTACAGACGGTGAACGTGGCGGGCTTTGGCTACGACTCGAATGGGAACATGACGGACTGGTCGACTCCGTCGGGCTCGGTGACGGCTTCGTACGACATCGATAACCGGATGACGCAGATTGTGACTCCGAGTGTGACGGAGACCTACAAGTACGGGCCGGGGAATTTGCGGGTGAGGAAGTATCAGGGCGGAACGTGGACGTACACGGTGTATGGGCAGGGCGGTGAGGTGCTGGGGACCTACACGATGTGCACGGCAGCCGGGACGTCGTTTCTGTGCGATGCGCGGCTGCGGGTGTACTTCGGCGGGCGGCTGATCCTGAATGGATGGACGGGCGTGAAGCCGGACCGGCTGGGGAGCCCGGATGGGACGCATGGCCGGGTGTATCCGTATGGAGAGGTTTCGGGGTCGGTGACGGTGGATCAGGACGAGACGTTCACTACCTATAAACGAGATGTCTCGACCGGGTTGGATTACGCCCAGAATCGGTATTACGCGAGTTCGTGGGGCAGGTTCACGAGTGCGGATCCGTACCGAGCGAGCGGGGGGGTAGAGGATCCACAATCATGGAATCGCTATACTTATGTTGAAAATGATCCAGTTAACCTCCTTGACCCCAGCGGGCTAGTCAGTTGCCGTGCAAGTGAGAATTGGGTAGTTGTTTGCACAACGGCGTATGGAAGAACGTATGAGAATGTCATGTGGAGATCATTTCTCGGTTTTCCTGGCTTCGACCTTGCCGCCACGGCGGAGGCAACCTGGGGAAGATTCTTTGAGCAACGAGACTTCGAAGTTGAGAAAAGAGCACAGGCAAAGAACGCAATTGACCGGTTATCTCGCAATTGTCGGGATGTGCTCGGGTCCCATTGGACTCTCGCGGAGATGACAGCCAAGGTCGACAAAACTGGGTTTCTCGATGCAAATCAATTTTACATTTACGAGAAGCGCTTGGAGGACTTTGGGCTAAACCGCTCCGGCACTGTTGCAGACTACTTCAAGCAATTTCCACTGATGTCTGGATTCGTGTCCGAATTTAACTCAAGGCCTTCAAATACCATCATTCTCGGAGGGATTTTTAGTTCCCTCAATGGCAGAGGCCAAAACGGAACACTTGTTCATGAGATGCTTCATGTCTACACGGGCTTGGATGATATCGGGCTCGCCAAAGAGCTGTTGAACCGGGACTTCAATTCAGGTAGCGACGCGAGTACCGCCGTGTCTGCATTCCTGCTTGATTCGGACTGTGACATACGCAAATGGAGAGCCAAGTATGGCGAGCAGTAG
- a CDS encoding RHS repeat protein, with the protein MWKLNPRRVSTKVDAKNQKVENVYDAYGRVTMVKRYPVSTGAEDVNQRTTNTYDYDGSNSSTRNLWGRLAAVTVPNSVAEHYSYTSAGLLTSKVSDFGGGIYMLPTVDYSYDTEGRMTQMVYPQYGHLVPPSSYAMYSQRLTLNYSYDSLGQLQGMTAGSDSGTQLVSSATYNAAGQLLSLNRPNSVTVDTATELPSGSGGLSAETFQYNGRNQLTRQTFLYSDIEYRFSATANDGRLTQKKNWNSTEEENYTYDSLGRLATAYTTGPEWGLSWVYDGFGNRLQQNVTKGTAPSTVQTVNAATNRLNGTGFGYDSNGNMTDWSTPSGSVTASYDIDNRMTQIVTPSVTETYKYGPGNLRVKKYQGGTWTYTVYGQGGEVLGTYTLCTAAGTSFLCDARLRVYFRGRLILNGWTGVKPDRLGSPDGTHGRVYPYGEVSGSVSVDQDETFTTYKRDVSTGLDYAQNRYSVPQEETAASAFRDCNIPLAIRQLTLSRFRRDSITNRKKKKAASEIRDLIHDSQLGRLDMETGVPGGKRWHFARRALPQRVFRRKPPHD; encoded by the coding sequence ATGTGGAAACTGAACCCCCGGCGCGTTTCGACCAAGGTAGACGCCAAGAACCAAAAAGTCGAGAATGTCTATGATGCGTATGGACGGGTGACGATGGTGAAACGCTATCCGGTGTCGACTGGGGCCGAAGACGTGAACCAGCGGACGACGAACACTTACGACTACGATGGGTCGAACTCTTCCACCCGCAATCTGTGGGGGCGGCTGGCGGCGGTGACGGTCCCGAACTCGGTGGCGGAGCACTACAGTTACACCTCGGCCGGACTGTTGACCAGCAAGGTCTCTGACTTCGGCGGCGGCATCTACATGCTGCCCACGGTGGATTACTCCTACGACACCGAGGGCCGGATGACGCAGATGGTGTACCCGCAGTATGGGCACCTGGTGCCGCCCTCGTCTTACGCGATGTACTCGCAACGGCTGACCTTGAACTACAGCTATGACTCGCTCGGGCAATTGCAGGGGATGACGGCGGGCAGCGACTCGGGTACTCAACTGGTCAGTTCTGCCACGTATAACGCGGCGGGGCAATTGCTTTCGCTCAACCGGCCGAACTCCGTAACCGTGGATACGGCGACGGAGTTGCCCTCGGGCAGCGGCGGACTCTCGGCGGAGACGTTCCAATACAACGGCCGGAATCAGCTCACGAGGCAGACCTTTCTCTACTCGGACATCGAGTACCGGTTTTCGGCGACAGCGAACGACGGGCGGCTGACGCAGAAGAAGAACTGGAACAGCACCGAAGAGGAAAACTACACCTATGATTCGTTGGGCCGGTTGGCGACGGCGTACACGACGGGTCCGGAGTGGGGCTTGTCCTGGGTGTATGACGGATTCGGCAACCGGCTGCAGCAGAATGTGACGAAGGGGACGGCCCCGTCGACGGTGCAGACGGTGAACGCGGCGACGAACCGGCTGAACGGGACGGGCTTTGGCTACGACTCGAATGGGAACATGACGGACTGGTCGACGCCGTCGGGCTCGGTGACGGCTTCCTACGATATCGACAACCGGATGACGCAGATTGTGACGCCGAGTGTGACGGAGACGTACAAATACGGCCCAGGCAACCTGCGAGTGAAGAAGTATCAGGGCGGAACGTGGACGTACACGGTGTATGGGCAGGGCGGCGAGGTGCTGGGGACCTACACGCTGTGCACGGCAGCCGGGACGTCGTTTCTGTGCGATGCCCGCCTGCGCGTCTACTTCCGCGGGCGGCTGATTCTGAATGGGTGGACAGGGGTGAAGCCGGATCGATTGGGAAGTCCGGACGGGACTCATGGGCGGGTGTATCCGTATGGAGAGGTATCGGGGTCGGTGTCGGTGGATCAGGACGAGACGTTTACGACCTATAAACGGGATGTCTCGACCGGTCTGGATTATGCCCAGAACCGGTATTCTGTGCCGCAGGAGGAGACTGCGGCGTCGGCCTTCCGGGATTGCAATATCCCTTTGGCGATCAGGCAGTTGACGCTGAGTCGATTCAGAAGGGATTCGATTACGAACAGAAAAAAGAAAAAGGCTGCAAGTGAAATTCGCGATCTTATCCATGATAGCCAACTGGGGCGTCTCGACATGGAGACGGGCGTGCCCGGGGGTAAGCGTTGGCATTTTGCACGCCGCGCTCTTCCTCAGCGGGTGTTCCGTCGGAAGCCACCACATGACTGA